In Rutidosis leptorrhynchoides isolate AG116_Rl617_1_P2 chromosome 6, CSIRO_AGI_Rlap_v1, whole genome shotgun sequence, the DNA window TAGTTATGAAAAAATTAGATATATTAAAAAAATTGATCCATGCAAAATACATAAATTCAAAGGCTCAAATAAGCGACAATTCGACAACCAAACTCATATATTATGTACTATCataaatatatacaaaatacaataaaaataaatataagaaaaGTTTCTTTGGGGCCTTTAATTAAATGTTATAGTTACACTGATCGGACACTTGTCCAATGTATAATAGTTTATTATACTATATAAATATCTCATACGGTGATACGGAAGGTCACATGGAAAATGGCAGATAATGAAATGGATGTATGGATGCGTATCTTGGAGACATAAATAAAAAAGGCGTACTTCAAATTTGGGAATATTATTAAGCATTTGGTTGTAGACATGTTTGTCAGGTGTCGGATTCAGTACACACACAAGGTATGTCCAAATTGATTGATGAATCTGCAGCTTGAATAAGAAAAATAAATCTAATGGCTTAACATACATTCAAACATGTTATGTGTcggattttatatatttaaatcaaCATATTCATCGCCACAAATAGCATCTCTGATTTATTAAAGATAAATACGACCAAAAAACTATAACAAATACAGATCAATAATAATGGGTGATGAAAGGGTTAAAATAAGCAGGAAGCAAAGCTTATAGAAAACACATTGTTTTACTTCTAAAGTTATCATTACACCAGAACAATTCTTCCCTGGTTTTCAATAACACATTTTTTTCACAAACCAAACAAATTATACAAGAAAAAAGTGAAAGAATAAGCATATGTATCCATATCTTCTTTGAAGAAGTTTGCTACATTGTACTTCTTACTGTACATGCAAAAAGCCAAAATACTGAAACCCCCTACAATTTACTGCGGAGTGAAGTCATTAGTGACAGTTTAAACCAATTTTTACTGTCGATTTTCATTCATCGTCATCTAACTCTACAATCTGTGCGCGTCTTTCAGCAGCTTTCTTCCTGACAAAAAAACCCCAACGCATAGCCGCCTTTATCTTCAACCACCCAACTACCGCCTTCCCAGAGCGGCTCCGGTCATCATCAAAGTCGAAATTTGGCGCCGGCGACGGCATAAACGGCGGAAACGAGAACCCATCTTCCGCCACGTTACTTGCATGACCACCGCCCATGCTAAACAGTCGAAGAAGTTGTTGCATATCGTCATTCTCAAGCATTTCGTGACTTCTCATGCGAATTTCCTCCTCTGACATAAAGTCGTTACCGACCCCTTTGTTGTTCTCGTTGTTGTGAGACCAGTCATTAAAGGGATTATTCATATTTGGTTGCTGAACAGATGAATTAGTGGGCTgaaacgataatgatgatgaagattgtggTGGACCAAGCTCTAGACTGGATCGATTATCGTACCCGTTGTTTTGTATCTGATGAGAATTTGGAATATGGGTTCGACCATTTGAAGAATAACCCATGTCGTATTGACCATGTGTATTGGTGTTCATAACTTGTGGCCCGGTTTGATACACACTATCCATATTGTCATTATAACCTGAAACCAAGTGAAATAAAGAGTATCCAACATGGTAGATTAGTATCCCAGTTAAGAGAGTAATAAATTTTAATAGAAAATGAAATTTTGGGCATATTTGTTATGGTCAATTAGTGTCCTATGTTACAAGGAAGCATGATTAACAAAAAAGGGTACGGTTTACCACCTAATAACAGGTTTGAATCAACGGAGAGAGACTCGGAGGAACCAACCACGGGCCCACGTGGTGGAATTAGCTGATTATTCGAAGATCTTTGATACTCAATCGACCCAACCGAATAATCATTCCGAGATACACCCGACGACCTCTTATTAGGTTGCTTAAAGCTCATAAGTGACTTGCCATCATACTCCACAACTTGATTCCAATTATCGTATGCTTTCTTAACCAATGTGTCCACATATACCTGCAAGAAAAAAAGccaaataaattaataatatatgtaatgtaatatgtaatatgtaatactcCGTATGTAATATGTAATAATGTGATATAGCCGATGTAGCAAAAACCTTTTGGGAATCAGAAAGAGAATCAGCTGGTTGATATTGGTCACCAGCAATAAGACCACTTAGCTCATAGATATTGTTGAAAACAACACCAACGTTTCGGTTATCATCCGAATAATACACATAAAGCTTCCCACTCAAGACGCATGTTTTAGCATGCTCTAATAGAGCCTCCCACATCTTATTTGACATGCCACTTCCAAGagtctaaaaaaataaaaagaattaaACAATAAAACAACACACTATAATGCAATATATAAATCTTGTATcttgtataatatat includes these proteins:
- the LOC139856074 gene encoding calmodulin-binding protein 60 D-like, which gives rise to MQTRNMERKNSIRERGKRGLDVEDDQQQQPERKRPALASVIVEALKVDSLQKLCSSLEPILRRVVSEEVERALAKLGPARLTNERASPKRIEGPDGRNLQLHFRSRMSLPLFTGGKVEGEQGAAIHIVLIDANTGHVVTSGPESSIKLDVVVLEGDFNNEDGDGWTQEEFDSHVVKEREGKRPLLTGDLQVMLKEGVGTLGELTFTDNSSWIRSRKFRLGLKVASGFCEGVRVREAKTEAFTVKDHRGELYKKHYPPALNDEVWRLEKIGKDGSFHKRLNAAGIFSVEDFLRLVVRDPQKLRTTLGSGMSNKMWEALLEHAKTCVLSGKLYVYYSDDNRNVGVVFNNIYELSGLIAGDQYQPADSLSDSQKVYVDTLVKKAYDNWNQVVEYDGKSLMSFKQPNKRSSGVSRNDYSVGSIEYQRSSNNQLIPPRGPVVGSSESLSVDSNLLLGYNDNMDSVYQTGPQVMNTNTHGQYDMGYSSNGRTHIPNSHQIQNNGYDNRSSLELGPPQSSSSLSFQPTNSSVQQPNMNNPFNDWSHNNENNKGVGNDFMSEEEIRMRSHEMLENDDMQQLLRLFSMGGGHASNVAEDGFSFPPFMPSPAPNFDFDDDRSRSGKAVVGWLKIKAAMRWGFFVRKKAAERRAQIVELDDDE